In Malus sylvestris chromosome 16, drMalSylv7.2, whole genome shotgun sequence, the following are encoded in one genomic region:
- the LOC126606236 gene encoding uncharacterized protein LOC126606236 isoform X2 encodes MAASLSASPSPLTSILSLRKAHFVFSPKIGRPIITRIKQSPFSPNADFKFQTLPKSNPFFAISPLARAATGVSSRGFPETDEEDELLPLFEERPVKFAFWVLIWASVSLAWFAASGDANAAAAAAADSIRASNFGLKIATVLRSSGWPDEAVVFALATLPVIELRGAIPVGYWLQLKPVLLTVLSVLGNMVPVPFIILYLKRFASFLAGKNKAAAQFLNLLFVRAKEKAGPVEEFQWLGLMLFVAVPFPGTGAWTGAIIASILDMPFWSALSANFFGVVLAGLLVNLLVNLGLKYAIVSGSENKVERGRTEPATVEELRHRQQRPWSPLCDASPGHRWRRSRRGTSRKEGVENKLGLG; translated from the exons ATGGCTGCATCTCTATCAGCATCCCCATCGCCATTGACGTCAATTTTGTCTCTCAGAAAAGCCCACTTcgtattttcaccaaaaattggCCGCCCAATCATTACCCGCATCAAACAATCCCCTTTCAGCCCCAATGCAGACTTTAAGTTTCAAACTTTGCCCAAATCAAATCCCTTTTTTGCGATTTCACCCCTCGCTCGCGCTGCAACGGGAGTTTCCTCACGTGGGTTTCCTGAAACAGACGAGGAAGATGAACTTTTGCCGTTGTTTGAGGAGCGGCCGGTCAAATTTGCCTTCTGGGTTTTGATCTGGGCATCTGTGTCGCTTGCCTGGTTCGCGGCTTCCGGGGATGCAAATGCTGCTGCTGCGGCGGCGGCTGATTCCATTAGAGCCTCCAACTTTGGCTTGAAGATTGCGACGGTGCTTCGAAGCTCCGGCTGGCCTGATGAGGCTGTGGTGTTTGCTCTTGCCACACTTCCGGTCATTGAGCTTCGTGGGGCTATTCCTGTTGGTTACTGGTTGCAACTTAAGCCTGTTCTGCTAACAGTTCTATCCGTTCTTGG GAACATGGTTCCTGTGCCCTTCATCATACTTTACTTGAAGAGGTTTGCATCGTTCCTTGCTGGAAAGAACAAGGCCGCAGCTCAGTTCCTTAACTTGCTATTTGTGAGGGCTAAAGAGAAGGCTGGCCCCGTAGAGGAGTTCCAGTGGCTTGGTCTGATGCTTTTTGTGGCTGTGCCTTTCCCCGGAACAGGAGCATGGACAGGGGCCATCATAGCTTCGATTCTCGACATGCCATTCTGGTCAGCATTGTCTGCAAATTTCTTTGGTGTTGTACTGGCCGGGCTTCTGGTAAATTTGCTGGTGAACCTTGGCCTCAAATACGCAATTGTTTCTG GGTCGGAGAATAAGGTGGAGCGCGGAAGGACTGAACCGGCGACGGTGGAGGAGCTTCGACATCGTCAACAACGACCTTGGTCTCCTCTTTGCGATGCGAGTCCTGGGCATCGCTGGCGACGGTCTCGTCGTGGGACTAGCAGGAAGGAAGGCGTCGAGAATAAGCTGGGTTTGGGTTAG
- the LOC126606236 gene encoding uncharacterized protein LOC126606236 isoform X3, with protein MAASLSASPSPLTSILSLRKAHFVFSPKIGRPIITRIKQSPFSPNADFKFQTLPKSNPFFAISPLARAATGVSSRGFPETDEEDELLPLFEERPVKFAFWVLIWASVSLAWFAASGDANAAAAAAADSIRASNFGLKIATVLRSSGWPDEAVVFALATLPVIELRGAIPVGYWLQLKPVLLTVLSVLGNMVPVPFIILYLKRFASFLAGKNKAAAQFLNLLFVRAKEKAGPVEEFQWLGLMLFVAVPFPGTGAWTGAIIASILDMPFWSALSANFFGVVLAGLLVNLLVNLGLKYAIVSVR; from the exons ATGGCTGCATCTCTATCAGCATCCCCATCGCCATTGACGTCAATTTTGTCTCTCAGAAAAGCCCACTTcgtattttcaccaaaaattggCCGCCCAATCATTACCCGCATCAAACAATCCCCTTTCAGCCCCAATGCAGACTTTAAGTTTCAAACTTTGCCCAAATCAAATCCCTTTTTTGCGATTTCACCCCTCGCTCGCGCTGCAACGGGAGTTTCCTCACGTGGGTTTCCTGAAACAGACGAGGAAGATGAACTTTTGCCGTTGTTTGAGGAGCGGCCGGTCAAATTTGCCTTCTGGGTTTTGATCTGGGCATCTGTGTCGCTTGCCTGGTTCGCGGCTTCCGGGGATGCAAATGCTGCTGCTGCGGCGGCGGCTGATTCCATTAGAGCCTCCAACTTTGGCTTGAAGATTGCGACGGTGCTTCGAAGCTCCGGCTGGCCTGATGAGGCTGTGGTGTTTGCTCTTGCCACACTTCCGGTCATTGAGCTTCGTGGGGCTATTCCTGTTGGTTACTGGTTGCAACTTAAGCCTGTTCTGCTAACAGTTCTATCCGTTCTTGG GAACATGGTTCCTGTGCCCTTCATCATACTTTACTTGAAGAGGTTTGCATCGTTCCTTGCTGGAAAGAACAAGGCCGCAGCTCAGTTCCTTAACTTGCTATTTGTGAGGGCTAAAGAGAAGGCTGGCCCCGTAGAGGAGTTCCAGTGGCTTGGTCTGATGCTTTTTGTGGCTGTGCCTTTCCCCGGAACAGGAGCATGGACAGGGGCCATCATAGCTTCGATTCTCGACATGCCATTCTGGTCAGCATTGTCTGCAAATTTCTTTGGTGTTGTACTGGCCGGGCTTCTGGTAAATTTGCTGGTGAACCTTGGCCTCAAATACGCAATTGTTTCTG TGAGATAG